The following coding sequences lie in one Saccharopolyspora hordei genomic window:
- a CDS encoding response regulator: MRVVLAEDLFLLRDGLRTLLEAHGFEVVAAVETGPELERALVEQRPDVAVVDVRLPPTQTDEGLRAALAARREVPGLPVLVLSQHVEQLYARELLADGAGGVGYLLKDRVFNADQFLDAVRRVAAGGTAMDPEVISKLVARRTTPLQRLTPREHEVLALMAEGRSNAAIAQQLVLSDGAVSKHIASIFSKLDLAGSGDSNRRVLAVLEYLKP, from the coding sequence GTGCGAGTTGTCCTAGCCGAAGACCTCTTCCTCCTCCGCGACGGGCTGCGCACCCTGCTCGAGGCGCACGGCTTCGAGGTGGTGGCCGCGGTGGAGACCGGGCCGGAGCTGGAGCGGGCGCTGGTCGAGCAGCGCCCGGACGTGGCGGTCGTCGACGTCCGCCTGCCGCCGACCCAGACCGACGAGGGCCTGCGGGCCGCGCTGGCAGCCCGGCGCGAGGTCCCCGGGCTGCCGGTGCTGGTGCTGTCCCAGCACGTCGAGCAGCTGTACGCGCGGGAGCTGCTGGCCGACGGCGCCGGTGGCGTCGGCTACCTGCTCAAGGACCGGGTCTTCAACGCCGACCAGTTCCTCGACGCGGTGCGCCGGGTCGCCGCCGGCGGCACCGCGATGGACCCCGAGGTGATCTCCAAGCTGGTCGCCCGGCGCACCACCCCGCTGCAACGGCTCACCCCGCGCGAGCACGAGGTGCTGGCGCTGATGGCCGAAGGCCGCTCCAACGCGGCGATCGCGCAGCAGCTGGTGCTCAGCGACGGCGCGGTGAGCAAGCACATCGCGAGCATCTTCAGCAAGCTCGACCTGGCCGGCTCCGGGGACAGCAACCGCCGCGTGCTCGCGGTGCTGGAGTACCTCAAGCCGTGA
- a CDS encoding DUF1876 domain-containing protein, with protein sequence MNETHTITLNLQVVEAGSKTTADVGFTTPSGQALHGHGTARRHPDDPEVPQVGDEIAIARALFELAHKLLDNASKEIGERLHRRVHLPA encoded by the coding sequence ATGAACGAGACGCACACCATCACGCTCAACCTGCAGGTCGTGGAGGCGGGGTCGAAGACCACCGCCGACGTCGGGTTCACCACGCCGTCCGGTCAGGCGCTGCACGGCCACGGCACCGCGCGACGCCACCCGGACGACCCGGAGGTACCGCAGGTCGGCGACGAGATCGCCATCGCCCGCGCCCTGTTCGAGCTGGCGCACAAGCTGCTGGACAACGCGTCGAAGGAGATCGGCGAGCGCCTGCACCGCCGGGTGCACCTGCCCGCCTGA
- the cobA gene encoding uroporphyrinogen-III C-methyltransferase: MTKHLEHHYFAGLDLTGKRVVVVGAGTVAQRRVPRLIGSGARVEVIAPEATPAVEAMADAGELTWHRRPYAPGDLEGAWYVVACATGGEVNAAVAAEAEERRIFCVRADDASQGTAVTPAVAQHGGLLLGVLAGGEHRRSAAVRDALAEALRTGVVDDRSEAPAPGVALVGGGPGDPDLITVRGRQLLGRADVVITDRLAPRELLEELGPHVEVVDASKIPYGRAANQEVINSLLVEHAKAGKFVVRLKGGDPYLFGRGFEELLACAEAGVAVTAVPGITSAFAAPAAGDVPVTHRGVAHEVVVVSGHVGPHDEQSLVDWPALGRMRGTIVLLMGVKRIAEFAEVLVEHGRDPGTPVAVVQDGTTRNQRTLRSTLSEVADAVREADIRPPAVIVIGPVADLAPESRR; the protein is encoded by the coding sequence ATGACCAAGCACCTTGAGCACCACTACTTCGCAGGTCTGGACCTCACCGGGAAGCGGGTGGTGGTCGTCGGGGCGGGCACCGTCGCGCAGCGGCGGGTGCCGCGGCTGATCGGCTCCGGTGCCCGGGTCGAGGTCATCGCGCCGGAGGCCACCCCGGCCGTGGAGGCGATGGCCGACGCGGGCGAGCTCACCTGGCACCGGCGGCCGTACGCGCCCGGTGACCTGGAGGGTGCCTGGTACGTGGTGGCGTGCGCGACCGGCGGCGAGGTGAACGCGGCCGTCGCGGCGGAGGCCGAGGAGCGCCGCATCTTCTGCGTGCGCGCCGACGACGCCTCGCAGGGCACCGCCGTCACCCCCGCGGTCGCCCAGCACGGTGGCCTGCTGCTCGGCGTGCTGGCGGGCGGGGAGCACCGGCGGTCCGCCGCGGTCCGCGACGCGCTCGCCGAGGCGCTGCGCACGGGTGTGGTCGACGACCGCTCCGAGGCGCCCGCGCCCGGCGTGGCGCTGGTGGGCGGCGGTCCCGGTGACCCGGACCTGATCACGGTGCGCGGCCGCCAGCTGCTGGGACGCGCGGACGTGGTGATCACCGACCGGCTGGCCCCGCGCGAGCTGCTCGAGGAGCTGGGCCCGCACGTGGAGGTGGTGGACGCCTCGAAGATCCCCTACGGGCGCGCGGCGAACCAGGAGGTCATCAACTCGCTGCTCGTCGAGCACGCCAAGGCGGGCAAGTTCGTGGTGCGGCTCAAGGGCGGCGACCCCTACCTGTTCGGGCGCGGTTTCGAGGAGCTGCTGGCCTGCGCCGAGGCCGGTGTCGCGGTGACCGCCGTGCCCGGCATCACCAGCGCCTTCGCGGCCCCGGCGGCGGGGGACGTGCCGGTGACCCACCGCGGGGTCGCGCACGAGGTCGTGGTGGTGTCCGGCCACGTGGGACCGCACGACGAGCAGTCCCTCGTGGACTGGCCGGCGCTGGGGAGGATGCGCGGGACCATCGTGCTGCTCATGGGCGTCAAGCGGATCGCGGAGTTCGCCGAGGTCCTCGTCGAGCACGGGCGCGACCCGGGCACCCCGGTCGCCGTGGTGCAGGACGGCACCACCCGCAACCAGCGCACGCTCCGCTCGACCCTCAGCGAGGTCGCCGACGCGGTCCGCGAGGCCGACATCCGCCCGCCGGCGGTGATCGTCATCGGCCCGGTCGCCGACCTCGCCCCGGAGTCCCGCCGCTGA